A window from Hymenobacter volaticus encodes these proteins:
- a CDS encoding carboxypeptidase-like regulatory domain-containing protein, translating into MKLTASPFDEQTGELLAVYRDAYLSGDLSRSSAKAVEEYLRRDADKAHETLNRWQQLHTEEPAALATPNWVQKQVQSIQAQPVRFRRRATSMVAATALLGTMVFAGTSLPTDRTVESLPTETMMLPTEAALEASSASSAASSMRMITVRGRILNEEGTPLIGATVMHPSSRHGVSTNADGEYVMHVPAGTSSLKYGYGGYQDEELAVKGSSTANVTLLPKGKVQKRHWWQF; encoded by the coding sequence ATGAAATTGACAGCTTCTCCCTTCGATGAGCAAACCGGCGAATTGTTAGCCGTTTATCGTGATGCTTACCTAAGCGGCGATTTGAGCCGCTCATCGGCCAAAGCCGTGGAAGAGTACCTGCGTCGGGATGCCGATAAGGCCCACGAAACTCTCAACCGCTGGCAGCAATTGCATACCGAAGAGCCAGCTGCTTTGGCTACGCCAAACTGGGTGCAAAAGCAAGTGCAATCTATTCAGGCGCAGCCTGTGCGTTTCCGCCGCCGGGCCACCTCTATGGTTGCCGCAACGGCTCTGCTCGGCACAATGGTATTTGCCGGCACTAGCTTGCCCACCGACCGCACCGTGGAAAGCCTGCCAACCGAAACGATGATGCTTCCAACCGAAGCAGCGCTTGAGGCATCTTCGGCTTCGTCTGCCGCCTCTTCTATGCGCATGATTACGGTGCGCGGTCGGATTCTCAACGAAGAAGGTACTCCGCTGATCGGGGCCACTGTAATGCACCCAAGCAGCCGCCACGGCGTGTCAACCAACGCCGACGGCGAGTACGTGATGCACGTTCCGGCTGGCACTAGCAGCCTCAAGTACGGCTACGGTGGCTACCAGGACGAGGAGTTGGCCGTAAAAGGCAGCAGCACTGCCAACGTAACGCTACTCCCTAAAGGCAAGGTACAGAAGCGCCATTGGTGGCAGTTCTAA
- a CDS encoding suppressor of fused domain protein — protein MTEQDPESEQELSASGSPIYRYEDVEPADFSLASGDDEAIQAISDHIERHIGLVSGVFHELISDKVHIDVHFVEPSADFPFKVLVTSGMSDLPMTVPEGAEDMRYAELCILLPSTWEFPQLGPDTDDEDDEIENTYWPIRWLKFLARFPHEYNTWLGHGHTIPNGEEAAPYASNTKLGCMLLLPSLSLPDEFRELKINDEKTINFYCLYAIYKEEMDLKMRKGYEVLLDKFEKYGITDVVDLNRPNAAAKKGFLGLW, from the coding sequence ATGACAGAGCAGGACCCCGAATCAGAGCAAGAACTATCCGCTTCCGGCAGCCCGATTTATCGTTACGAAGACGTTGAGCCCGCTGATTTTAGCTTAGCCTCCGGCGATGATGAAGCTATCCAAGCCATTTCCGATCATATCGAGCGTCACATTGGCCTAGTCAGCGGGGTCTTTCACGAACTCATTTCCGACAAGGTGCACATTGATGTGCATTTCGTGGAGCCTAGCGCCGATTTCCCATTTAAAGTACTGGTCACTTCTGGCATGAGCGACCTACCTATGACAGTTCCCGAAGGCGCGGAAGACATGCGCTACGCGGAACTGTGTATTCTGCTGCCCAGCACCTGGGAGTTCCCCCAACTTGGCCCCGATACCGACGATGAAGACGACGAAATCGAAAACACGTACTGGCCCATTCGGTGGCTGAAATTTCTGGCCCGTTTCCCCCACGAGTACAACACTTGGCTTGGCCATGGGCACACCATCCCGAACGGAGAAGAAGCGGCTCCCTATGCTTCTAATACCAAGCTGGGCTGCATGTTGCTGCTGCCTTCGCTTAGCCTACCCGATGAATTTCGAGAGTTGAAAATCAATGACGAGAAGACCATCAACTTCTACTGCCTTTACGCCATCTATAAGGAAGAAATGGACCTGAAAATGCGGAAAGGCTATGAGGTTCTACTCGATAAGTTCGAGAAGTACGGCATCACCGACGTAGTGGACCTAAACCGTCCTAACGCCGCCGCAAAAAAGGGCTTTCTAGGCTTGTGGTAA
- a CDS encoding HTH domain-containing protein, translated as MTIKEAILQSLEDLGNLVTHNEVCGHVVQKKYYDFGQAKTPAATVSAMLGSFIRNGDSRVKRISTGKGNFSYYLSKNENTIFPIATTSIQVTQLPSQKKTSYSERSLHKLFSTYLKSVGISTKTIYHEQSVNSKDNNQKWIHPDMVGVNFTRLHTRTSQSLIKSISVAESFKITSYELKREINTDYDLKQAYFQAVSNSSWANYGYLVAFEIGDNLSDEISRLNQSFGIGVIELKANPYESKIIHQSSFKSLDFKTIDKLCHINNDFDKFIDKIDKILKAEDRYIRSSEKELEEFCDNYFSSDTEITSYCKEHNIPTKDN; from the coding sequence ATGACTATCAAAGAAGCCATTCTTCAAAGCTTAGAAGACCTAGGCAATTTAGTTACCCATAATGAAGTTTGTGGGCATGTGGTCCAAAAGAAATATTATGATTTCGGACAGGCTAAAACACCAGCTGCTACAGTTTCAGCAATGCTCGGTAGTTTTATCCGAAATGGTGATTCGAGGGTAAAGAGAATAAGTACAGGCAAAGGCAACTTTAGTTATTACCTAAGCAAGAACGAAAATACAATTTTTCCTATTGCAACAACATCTATACAAGTTACACAACTACCTAGTCAGAAAAAGACCTCATACAGTGAACGATCCTTACATAAATTATTCAGCACATACTTAAAAAGCGTTGGCATATCTACCAAAACTATATACCACGAACAATCTGTAAACAGCAAGGACAATAACCAAAAATGGATCCATCCAGATATGGTTGGGGTTAATTTTACCCGTCTGCACACGAGGACCAGTCAGAGTCTTATCAAGTCTATCAGTGTTGCAGAGTCATTTAAAATAACTTCGTACGAGCTCAAGCGAGAGATAAACACCGATTACGATTTGAAACAAGCCTATTTCCAAGCTGTTTCAAACTCGAGCTGGGCGAACTATGGTTATTTAGTTGCCTTCGAAATAGGTGATAATTTGAGTGACGAAATAAGCCGACTCAATCAATCATTTGGTATTGGGGTAATTGAGTTGAAAGCAAATCCTTACGAAAGCAAAATTATTCATCAATCTAGTTTTAAAAGTCTTGATTTTAAGACAATCGACAAGCTTTGTCATATTAATAATGACTTCGATAAGTTTATTGATAAAATCGATAAGATACTGAAGGCGGAAGACCGATATATAAGATCTAGCGAGAAAGAACTGGAAGAATTTTGCGATAATTACTTTTCATCAGATACTGAGATTACATCATACTGTAAAGAGCATAACATCCCGACTAAAGATAACTAA
- the lpdA gene encoding dihydrolipoyl dehydrogenase, translating into MNQYDVTVIGSGPGGYVAAIRCAQLGLKTALIEKYDTLGGTCLNVGCIPSKALLDSTEHFHNAGHTFKEHGIELSDLQINMNQLIDRKNGVVKANTDGIQFLMKKNKIDVIKGVGSFVDKNHIKIQPTAGGEEQQIETKNVIIATGSKPTVLPFIKQDKQRIITSTEALNIREVPKHMIVIGGGVIGLEMASVYARLGAKVSIIEFMDSLIPTMDRALGKELKRILGKIGIEFFLSHKVTGATREGDAVTVTATNPKGEEVKFEGDYCLVAVGRVPYTAGLNLEAAGVEMEERGRIKVDEHLQTNVPGIYAIGDVIRGAMLAHKAEEEGVYVAETIVGQKPHINYLLIPGVVYTWPEVAGVGYTEEQLKEQGKAYKTGSFPFRASGRARASMDLDGFVKVLADKETDEILGVHMIGPRIADLIAEAVTAMEFRASAEDVARMSHAHPTYAEAMKEACLAATENRAIHM; encoded by the coding sequence ATGAACCAATACGACGTTACCGTCATCGGCTCCGGTCCAGGCGGTTATGTAGCGGCTATCCGCTGCGCCCAGCTTGGCCTCAAAACGGCCCTCATCGAGAAATACGACACCTTAGGCGGCACCTGCCTCAATGTGGGTTGCATTCCCAGCAAAGCCCTCCTCGACTCGACCGAGCACTTCCACAATGCCGGCCACACCTTCAAGGAGCACGGCATTGAGCTGAGTGACCTGCAGATCAACATGAACCAGCTCATCGACCGTAAAAACGGGGTGGTGAAGGCCAATACCGACGGCATTCAGTTCCTGATGAAGAAGAACAAAATCGACGTCATTAAGGGCGTGGGTTCGTTCGTAGATAAGAATCACATCAAAATTCAGCCCACCGCGGGCGGCGAGGAGCAGCAGATCGAGACCAAAAATGTCATCATTGCTACCGGCTCTAAGCCCACGGTGCTGCCTTTCATCAAGCAGGACAAGCAGCGCATCATCACCAGCACCGAGGCCCTGAACATCCGGGAGGTGCCCAAGCACATGATCGTAATTGGTGGCGGCGTAATCGGGCTGGAAATGGCTTCTGTGTATGCCCGCCTCGGCGCGAAAGTGTCTATTATAGAGTTCATGGACTCCCTCATCCCCACCATGGACCGCGCCCTCGGCAAAGAGCTGAAGCGCATCCTGGGCAAAATTGGCATCGAGTTCTTCCTGAGCCACAAAGTAACGGGCGCTACCCGCGAGGGCGACGCCGTGACGGTAACTGCTACCAATCCGAAAGGCGAGGAAGTGAAGTTTGAAGGCGACTACTGCCTGGTAGCTGTGGGCCGCGTGCCCTACACCGCAGGCCTGAACCTGGAAGCTGCCGGCGTAGAAATGGAAGAGCGCGGCCGCATCAAGGTCGATGAGCACCTGCAAACCAACGTGCCCGGCATCTACGCCATCGGCGATGTAATTCGGGGCGCTATGCTAGCCCACAAGGCCGAAGAAGAAGGCGTGTATGTGGCCGAAACCATTGTAGGCCAGAAGCCGCACATCAACTACCTGCTCATCCCTGGGGTGGTGTACACCTGGCCGGAAGTGGCCGGTGTGGGCTACACCGAAGAGCAGCTAAAGGAGCAGGGCAAGGCCTACAAAACCGGCTCGTTCCCGTTCCGTGCCTCGGGCCGCGCCCGCGCCTCTATGGACCTCGACGGCTTCGTGAAAGTGCTGGCCGACAAGGAAACTGACGAAATCCTGGGCGTGCACATGATCGGCCCCCGCATCGCCGACCTAATTGCCGAAGCCGTAACGGCCATGGAGTTCCGCGCCTCCGCCGAGGACGTAGCCCGCATGAGCCACGCCCACCCCACCTACGCCGAAGCCATGAAGGAAGCCTGCCTAGCCGCTACCGAGAACCGCGCGATTCATATGTAA
- a CDS encoding S41 family peptidase, with translation MIHTCWRLICALLLVFLPTTLLAQTKLTPAQYQQDFDYFWTTVNENYCYFDKKQTDWAKVRTYYGAQLPGITTKAQFTRLLENALNELYDNHASLSTNLPDSRRLLPSGTDVWVQYQQGKAVVVAVRAGYGAERSGLRPGMEIVAVNDVPIVQAVSLLLGKCLKTVDEAAREVALNQALAGTHTTPRKLTVRVQGKRRDLYPDAPTAQLENIRYPRLLESQQLGTIGYIKINNSLGDNRLMAAFDSTLDVLAATTGLVLDLRETPNGGNTTVARAIMGRFITEEQPYQRHEFPAEEQQFGIKRSTLELVSPRLRPYTRPLVVLVGRWTSSMGEGITIGLDAMRRATVVGTEMARLNGAITSFRLPNSGFGFNIPTERLYRVDKLPRENFVPAKRPNPDTEGTSDAGLAAAVQLLQNTNKP, from the coding sequence GTGATACACACTTGTTGGCGCCTGATATGCGCGCTCTTATTGGTTTTCCTGCCCACCACGCTTCTGGCTCAAACCAAGCTCACGCCGGCGCAGTACCAGCAGGACTTCGACTACTTCTGGACGACCGTCAACGAGAACTATTGCTACTTCGACAAGAAGCAGACCGACTGGGCGAAGGTGCGCACGTATTACGGGGCGCAGTTGCCGGGCATTACCACCAAGGCACAGTTTACGCGCCTGCTGGAAAACGCTCTCAACGAGCTCTACGACAACCACGCTTCCCTCTCCACCAACCTGCCCGACTCGCGCCGCTTGCTGCCTTCGGGCACCGATGTGTGGGTACAGTACCAGCAAGGCAAGGCGGTAGTGGTGGCAGTGCGCGCAGGGTACGGAGCCGAGCGAAGTGGCCTACGCCCCGGCATGGAAATCGTGGCGGTGAACGATGTGCCTATTGTGCAGGCGGTATCGCTCCTGCTAGGTAAGTGCCTGAAGACCGTAGACGAAGCCGCCCGTGAGGTAGCTCTCAACCAAGCCCTGGCGGGTACCCATACTACCCCGCGCAAGCTGACGGTACGCGTCCAAGGCAAGCGGCGCGACCTGTACCCTGACGCGCCTACCGCCCAGTTAGAGAACATCCGTTATCCACGTCTGCTGGAAAGCCAACAGCTAGGCACCATTGGCTACATCAAAATCAACAATAGCTTGGGTGATAACCGCCTGATGGCCGCTTTCGACAGCACCCTTGATGTGCTGGCTGCCACCACAGGCCTCGTGCTGGACTTACGAGAAACGCCCAATGGCGGCAATACCACTGTGGCCCGGGCCATCATGGGGCGCTTTATCACCGAGGAGCAGCCGTACCAACGCCATGAGTTTCCGGCCGAAGAGCAGCAGTTTGGCATCAAGCGTAGCACCTTAGAACTGGTATCGCCGCGGCTGCGGCCCTATACCCGGCCTTTGGTGGTGTTGGTCGGCCGCTGGACGAGCAGCATGGGCGAGGGCATCACTATTGGGCTCGACGCCATGCGCCGGGCCACCGTTGTGGGCACCGAAATGGCTCGTCTCAACGGCGCTATTACTTCGTTCCGGCTGCCGAATTCAGGTTTTGGTTTCAACATTCCTACTGAGCGCCTTTATCGAGTTGACAAATTGCCACGAGAAAACTTCGTGCCTGCCAAGCGCCCTAACCCAGATACAGAAGGAACGTCCGATGCAGGACTGGCCGCCGCCGTGCAGCTGCTTCAGAATACCAACAAACCCTGA